Proteins encoded in a region of the Vicinamibacteria bacterium genome:
- a CDS encoding alginate export family protein — translation MMEIGAVVFSLALASVTLATSSSSAVTEGHWLEVRGNRSSNGVFVAEKAEVLLPQSYDVLIGTITKSEDPDHRGEELFLLGEPLEFSRDTRFRVDEERLVGNRVKVEGFDRGPGRFLAEKVSARGAGRDRVGGRVEEVRHTEDGTEVRILHMWVRLPPVVEHELPLADIPLASSSLSAAAGERVDEDDLFGRGIALSRSLRFTGQLELETTREGNFNLDVESAEDRTDYDGSARLRFEWSPDDRWGGVFEIRTAGRYRKDEEDGTSTVGTTRFGQTWLYARDPWNLGTYLYVGRQDFDEAREWVFDKNLDAIRLVALRESWRFDLSVSTTLSDGGPRDLASTNWIAYLSNNDRKRHLGGYVIRRDFNLEPLEHTTHFGVSLDGEWLPALDSWLDAAILRGHNGLVAMEGWGFDFGSTWSAVGPLALTAGYAFGSGDDSPENGDRTFRQTGFQDNSAKFAGVTSFRYYGELVDPELANLRILTLGLGARLAERTSLDFVYHRFEQDKATATLISELDRRPNGIDRRLGWEADLILGSRSLPSWDIEVVGGFFRPGPAFRHRDDAFLARLQIRYRF, via the coding sequence ATGATGGAGATCGGTGCGGTCGTCTTCAGTCTCGCTCTCGCTTCCGTTACCTTAGCGACGTCGAGCTCTTCCGCGGTGACCGAGGGGCATTGGCTCGAGGTCCGGGGCAATCGCTCTTCGAACGGAGTCTTTGTCGCCGAAAAGGCGGAGGTTCTGCTCCCCCAGTCCTACGACGTGCTGATTGGAACGATCACGAAAAGCGAGGACCCAGATCATCGCGGCGAAGAGCTCTTTCTTCTGGGCGAGCCGCTGGAGTTCTCTCGCGATACACGATTTCGGGTGGACGAGGAACGACTCGTGGGCAATCGAGTCAAGGTCGAAGGTTTCGATCGCGGGCCCGGGCGATTCCTCGCGGAAAAAGTGAGCGCCCGAGGGGCGGGTCGGGATCGCGTTGGGGGGAGAGTAGAGGAAGTTCGGCACACGGAGGACGGCACGGAAGTGCGCATCCTGCACATGTGGGTTCGCCTGCCGCCGGTCGTGGAGCACGAGCTTCCGCTCGCGGACATTCCCCTCGCCTCCTCCAGTCTCAGCGCCGCGGCCGGGGAGCGCGTCGACGAGGACGATCTCTTCGGGCGAGGAATCGCGCTGTCGCGAAGCCTTCGTTTCACCGGGCAGCTCGAGCTCGAGACCACTCGAGAAGGCAATTTCAATCTGGACGTCGAGTCCGCCGAGGATCGCACCGATTACGACGGCTCCGCCCGCCTGCGCTTCGAATGGTCACCGGACGACCGCTGGGGAGGCGTATTCGAGATTCGCACTGCGGGGCGCTACCGGAAAGACGAGGAGGACGGTACCAGTACCGTGGGCACGACTCGCTTTGGCCAGACCTGGCTCTACGCGAGGGATCCCTGGAACTTGGGAACGTATCTCTACGTCGGTCGCCAGGACTTCGACGAGGCACGGGAGTGGGTCTTCGACAAGAACCTCGATGCGATTCGGCTGGTTGCTTTGAGAGAAAGCTGGCGCTTCGATCTGTCGGTGAGCACGACACTCTCGGACGGCGGCCCGAGAGACCTGGCCTCCACGAATTGGATCGCGTACCTTTCGAACAACGACCGAAAGCGACATCTCGGCGGTTACGTGATTCGACGAGACTTCAATCTGGAGCCGCTGGAGCACACCACCCACTTCGGCGTCAGCCTCGACGGCGAGTGGCTTCCGGCATTGGACAGCTGGCTGGACGCGGCGATCCTTCGCGGACACAACGGTTTGGTGGCAATGGAAGGATGGGGGTTCGACTTCGGCTCGACCTGGTCGGCCGTCGGCCCGCTCGCGCTTACCGCGGGATACGCTTTCGGGAGCGGAGACGATTCGCCGGAGAACGGCGACCGAACTTTCAGGCAAACGGGCTTCCAGGACAACAGTGCCAAATTCGCCGGCGTGACCTCCTTCCGCTACTACGGCGAGTTAGTCGATCCCGAGCTCGCGAACCTGAGAATCCTCACCCTGGGGTTGGGAGCTCGGCTGGCGGAGAGGACGTCGCTCGATTTCGTATACCACCGTTTCGAGCAGGACAAGGCGACGGCCACGCTGATCTCCGAGCTCGACCGCAGGCCCAATGGCATCGACCGTCGACTCGGATGGGAGGCCGATCTCATTTTGGGCAGCCGAAGCTTGCCCAGCTGGGATATCGAGGTCGTAGGGGGCTTCTTCCGGCCCGGTCCGGCGTTTCGACACCGAGACGACGCCTTCTTGGCGAGATTGCAAATCCGGTACCGTTTCTAG